TAGAGCGTTTCCTTGGTAAGGAAGAGGTCAGGGGTTCAATTCCCCTCATTGGCTCTAAGAAATTTTTAGAAACCCAACAAGCAAATAGATTAATTGTTCAGATTAAACTAAGGATTTTCAAAAATGGCTAAAGAGACATTTGACCGTTCGAAACCCCACTTAAACATTGGTACCATCGGTCACGTAGACCACGGTAAAACTACCCTAACTGCTGCAATCACTAAAGTATTGGCAGAACAAGGTGGAGCAGAAGTAAGAGACTTTGATACTATTGACAATGCCCCTGAAGAAAAAGAGCGCGGTATTACAATTAACACTTCTCACGTAGAGTACCAAACTGAAACTCGTCACTACGCACACGTTGACTGTCCTGGTCACGCCGATTATGTGAAAAACATGATTACTGGTGCTGCTCAAATGGACGGAGCTATTCTTGTAGTAGCTGCAACTGACGGCCCAATGCCTCAAACTCGTGAGCACATTCTATTAGCACGCCAGGTAGGTGTACCTGCTTTGGTTGTTTTTATGAATAAAGTAGACTTGGTAGACGACGAAGAGTTGTTAGAGTTGGTAGAAATGGAAGTTCGTGAACTTTTGAGTACTTACCAATTCCCTGGCGACGATTTGCCTGTAATTCAAGGCTCTGCCTTGGGTGGCTTGAATGCTGAGCCTAAATGGGTTGAAAAAATTAACGAATTGATGGCTGCTGTTGATGAGTACATTCCTCTTCCAGAGCGCGCCATTGATAAAGACTTCTTAATGCCTGTTGAAGACGTGTTCTCTATTACTGGTCGTGGTACTGTTGCTACTGGTCGTATTGAGCGTGGTGTTATCAACTCTGGTGATGAAGTTCAAATCCTTGGTATGGGTGCTGATATGAAGTCAGTAGTTACTGGGGTAGAAATGTTCCGTAAGATTTTGGATCGCGGAGAAGCTGGTGACAACGTTGGTTTGTTGCTACGTGGTATTGAAAAAGAAAAAATCAAGCGTGGAATGGTTATCTGTAAGCCAAATACAGTAACTCCTCATGCTAAGTTTAAAGCTGAAATTTACGTTTTATCAAAAGAAGAAGGTGGACGTCACACTCCATTCTTTAACAAA
This window of the Microscilla marina ATCC 23134 genome carries:
- the tuf gene encoding elongation factor Tu, whose amino-acid sequence is MAKETFDRSKPHLNIGTIGHVDHGKTTLTAAITKVLAEQGGAEVRDFDTIDNAPEEKERGITINTSHVEYQTETRHYAHVDCPGHADYVKNMITGAAQMDGAILVVAATDGPMPQTREHILLARQVGVPALVVFMNKVDLVDDEELLELVEMEVRELLSTYQFPGDDLPVIQGSALGGLNAEPKWVEKINELMAAVDEYIPLPERAIDKDFLMPVEDVFSITGRGTVATGRIERGVINSGDEVQILGMGADMKSVVTGVEMFRKILDRGEAGDNVGLLLRGIEKEKIKRGMVICKPNTVTPHAKFKAEIYVLSKEEGGRHTPFFNKYRPQFYLRTTDVTGEVKLPEGVEMVMPGDNVSLTVDLINPVALEKGLQFAIREGGRTIGAGQVTEVLD